CGATCCTCAAAGGCAGCCCCTAAAGGGGCTGATCCTCGCCGAAGTCCAGGTTTTTGGAGACCGGGACGCCGTCGTAGAGGCTGCGGTTTCCGCTCACGATCAGCTCGTCCCCGACGCTGAGCCCCGAGGTCACGACGACCCTACCGCCGCGCCCCGAGCCCGTCGTGATCGTCACGCTCCGCGCCACGTCGCCGGAGGCGACGTAAACCGACTGCGCGTTGCCCCTGTAGATCACGACGTCGGACGGAATGACGATGACGTCATTTTTCTTCTCCACCAGGAAGCGCCCCTCGACGTAGGTCCCGGGCAGCACGCCGGCGTCCTGCTTCAGCCCCACGACTACGGGATACAGCCCCGAACCGCTCTGCGCCTCGGGGCTGACGCGCTTGACCCAGCCGACGCTCCGCGTCCCGTCGACGTAGATATCCACGGAGGTCTGCTTGTTGATGTTGAAGATGTCCTTCTTGGAGACCATCAGCTGCGCCTCCATCTCCGAGGGATCGACGATGGAGACGAGCGGCTTGCCCATCTCCGCCACCTCGCCCGGCTCCACGTTGCGGGCCGAGACGATCCCGTCGATGCTGGCCTTGAGCTCCGTCCTCAAAAGGGTGGACTGCGAGCTCCTCAGCCCCGCCTCCACCGACTTCAGGGCCGCATAGGCCTTGTCCACCTCGGCCTGCGAAACGCCGCCCTTCTTCCTAAGCTCGTTCAGGCGTTTGTAGTTCAGCAGGGCCTCGTCGTACCCCGTCCGGCTGGCCTGCGCCCTGGCCGTTCTATCGGCGGCCAGGAGCGAGACCACGGTCTGTCCCTTCTTGACGCGGTCGCCGACCTGGACATGGACGGCCCTCACGATCTCCCGCTCGAAGGTCGTGACGTCCTGGGTGTGCACGGCCTTGGCCTGACCGTAATAGCTGCGCCAGCCCTCCCATGAGCCGGGCTTCAGGACCG
This uncultured Fretibacterium sp. DNA region includes the following protein-coding sequences:
- a CDS encoding efflux RND transporter periplasmic adaptor subunit, with the translated sequence LALAGAAVWLAVNARLSQDAANLKSLEAAEKISFPVTTTVLKPGSWEGWRSYYGQAKAVHTQDVTTFEREIVRAVHVQVGDRVKKGQTVVSLLAADRTARAQASRTGYDEALLNYKRLNELRKKGGVSQAEVDKAYAALKSVEAGLRSSQSTLLRTELKASIDGIVSARNVEPGEVAEMGKPLVSIVDPSEMEAQLMVSKKDIFNINKQTSVDIYVDGTRSVGWVKRVSPEAQSGSGLYPVVVGLKQDAGVLPGTYVEGRFLVEKKNDVIVIPSDVVIYRGNAQSVYVASGDVARSVTITTGSGRGGRVVVTSGLSVGDELIVSGNRSLYDGVPVSKNLDFGEDQPL